The following is a genomic window from Deinococcus aquiradiocola.
TGACGGCGGCTGGCCCGATGGCCTGCACCTCCACCTCGCCCTGCGACCTGAGCAGCGCCGCGATGGCCCCCGCCACCGCGTTCGGCCGCGACTTCCCCGATACCTTCAAGGTTTCCAAGCCTTCCCCCCCAGTTGTGTCCTTCCCGATGTCGATTCAGCGGCGTAGTGCTGCAGCATGATGCTGGGCGGCCCTTCCGGCCACGTCGCCTGCCCCTGCGGGCGGGATTCGTGGTCAGCCTCTGTCCGCTTCCCCAAACGGCAGAGGTTACCTGCCAGCATAAAGGGGGCCTGTCCGGAGGTCAAATGTCCCGCCCGGCAGCTCCCCTGGGGGCCGTGCAGGAGCGGGCCGGACCGACCTGCGGCGCGCCCCTGAGCGCGTGTCTGGACAGGGCCGCGCCCACGGGCCGCCGGAGTCCCACACTGATGGATATTTTCGCAATGGTGTACACCACACACCAATACCGTCCGGCCCACCGGGATAATGACGCGGACGGGAGAAGCGCACAGGCACCGCAGTCCCCGGCCCCGGCGTCGCCTCCCGGTTCGTACGCACCGCCCCACACGCGCGGGTCAGCACCTCCAGGCGCACGCCACGTTCAGATCCGCACGACCGGCCCCGCCGCACCGCGAACGGGTCGGCGCTCCCCACCTCCCAGGAGACTGCCATGACGAACCCCCAACCCCGCACGACCCCACCCACCCTGCGCGGCCAGCTGCGCGAGGACGGTCAGCACGACAGCCTCTACCGTCAGGCGGAACGCGCGCGGCTCGAACCGCGCTTTCCCGGCAGCTTCGACAGCGTCGGGCACGACGCCTGCGGCATCCTCTGCAAGATCCGCAAGACCGGGGAGGCCACGCACGGCAACGTCGTCCGCGCGCTGGAAGAACTGGCGCACATGGCGCACCGCAGCGGCGAGGTGCGCGGCGAGGGCGACGGGGCAGGCATCCAGACGGACATCCCCCGCCGCCTCTGGAAGACGTGGTACGACGAGGCACACCTGCCGAGCGCCACGGTGGACGCACCGGAATTCTTCGTGGCGCACCTGTTCGTGCCGCAGGGCCTGAACGTCCGCGAGATTCAGGACGCGCTGCGGGTCCTCGCGCCACGCTACGGCGTGCAGGTGCAGCTGGAACGCGTGGGGCAGGTGTACAGCAGCGCGCTCGGGCCGGTCGCGCGCCTCACCGAGCCGCAGTTCGTGCAGCTGAGCGGCACGGTGCAGGGCGACACGTCCGGCGACCGTAACCGGCAGCTGTTCCGGCTGGGTCTCGCGCTCGAAGCGCAGCAGCCGGTGCACGTCGTGAGCCTCAGCACGCACAGCGTCGTGTACAAGGTGCGCGGCAGCGCCGAACTCCTCCCCCGCTACTACCCGGACCTGTCGCACCCGGAGTTCGTGTCGGTCTGCACCATCGGGCACAACCGCTACAGCACCAACACCCTCAGCACCTTCGAGCAGGTGCAGCCGTTCACGCTGCTCGCCCACAACGGCGAGATCAACACCATCGACCGCCTCCGCAAGGAAGGCGACCAGCTGGGCCTGCCGCTCACGGGCGGCAGCGACAGCCAGGACCTGAACCGCGTGCTGGCCGGGCACATCCACGTGCAGGGCCTCAGCCTGCTCGAAGCGATCGAGAGCGTGTTCCCGCCGGTCCTGAGCGAAGTCAAGAGCTTCAGCACCAGCCTGCAGAGCGCGTACATCGGCCTGCGGGCCGGGGGCGGGCCGCTCGCGCAGGGTCCGGCCGCCATCATCTCCCGCGATCAGGACGAGTGCGTGTTCTCGGTGGACGCGATGGGCCTGCGGCCCCTGTGGTTCGGCGAGACGGAAAAGGAGTACTTCTGGTCGTCGGAGCGCGGCGTGATCCCGCTCGGCAGCATGGTCGCGGACCCGGCCCCCTTCGCGCCCGGCGAGAAGATGGTCGCGGAACTCGGGGCGGGCACGGTGCGCCTGCACGCCAACGAGCAGGTGCAGCGACTCGTGCTGGAGCGCGTCCACCAGAAGGGCTACAACTTCGACGGCGCGCACGCCCGCGTGCAGGGACCGCACCTGGAACCGCTCGACAGCGACCTCCCGCAGTTCAGCAAGGCCGCCAGAGCGGCGTTCGGCTGGGACCGCTGGGACGAGGAGTACGTCAAGGCCGTCGCGGACCGTGGCGCGGAACCCATCGCGTCGCTCGGCTTCGACGGGCAGATGCCCGCCCTGAAGGCCGACAAGCCGAACCTCGCGGAGTTCTTCCGTGAGACGGTCGCCGTCGTCACGAACCCCGCCATCGACCGGGAACGCGAGATCGAGCACTTCTCGACCCGCGCGCTGCTCGGGCGCCGCCCCCTGCCGGGCAGCAGCGACGGCAACAGCGTGGACCTGCTGACGCCCGTGCTGGCCGTCACGCGCGCCGTGGCCGAACGGCACGGCACCCTGACCGTCGCGGGCCTGAAGGCCGCGCTGAAGGTCCAGACGCTGCCCGTGAACCTGCGGCAGCGCGAGAACATCACGGACGCCCTCACGCGCCTGAAGGTGTCGGCAGTGGAAGCGGTTCAGAACGGTGCGGAAGTCCTGCTGCTCGACGACACCGCCCTGTACGCCGATGGCGACGCCGCTCTCGACATCGTCCTCGCCGTCGGCGCGCTCGAAGGGCACCTGACCGCCACGCGGAACGACGCGGGCGTCAGCCTGCGCCGCCTGACGAGCGTGGTCGTCCGCAGCGCCCAGGTCCGCAACCTGCACGACCTGATGCTGCTCGTCGGACTGGGCGCCGAAGCGGTCGAACCGGCCGCCGCGTACGCCCTGTACCCCAGCCCCGAAGCCGAGAGCAACCTCGTGGCGGGCCTCACCAAAGGCGTCGAGAAGGTCATGAGCACCATGGGCATCCACGAACTGCGCGGCTACGGCCAGATCTTCGCGGCGCTCGGCCTGTCCCGCGACCTGCTCGCCGAACTCGGCGTGCGCGGCTTCTGGGGCGGCGAGGTGAGCGGCCAGCAACGGGGCTACAGCCTCAAGGCGCTCGGCGCGACCCTCCGCCGCCGCCTCGAGAAGTACCAGGCGAACAGCGAGATCATGGACCGCGACCAGCGCTTCAACCCGCGCGTCTTCAAGGCCGCCTTCAGCCTCGCGAACGGCGAGATCGACGCGAGCGACTACCAGGCCCGCATCCGCGCCCTGGAGACCGAGATGCCGCTCGCCGCGCGACAACTGCTGGAATTCCGCACGCCCGGCGACGCCGAGAACATCGACCCGGACAGCGTGGACCTCGCCATCGGCGGGCACAGCCTCCCCTTCGTGATCTCCGCCATGAGCTTCGGCTCGCAGGGCGAGACGGCCTTCCGCAGCTACGTGGAAGCCGCCAAGAAGCTGAACATGATGGCCATGAACGGCGAGGGCGGCGAGATCCCCAGCATGATCGGCCAGTACAACCACTGGCGCGGCCAGCAGGTCGCGTCCGGCCGGTTCGGGGTGAGCAGCACCATGCTGAACAGCTGCCACGTCATCGAGATCAAGGTCGGGCAGGGCGCCAAGCCCGGAGAGGGCGGCCACCTGCCCGGCAAGAAAGTCACCGACAAGGTCGCCGAGGCGCGGCACGCGGTGCGCGGCATCGACCTGATCAGCCCCAGCAACAACCACGACGTGTACTCCATCGAGGACCTCGCGCAGCTCGTCGAGGAACTCAAGACCATCAACCCGAACGCCAAGATCTCCGTCAAGGTGCCCGTCGTGCCCGGCATCGGCACCATCGCCATGGGCGTCGCCAAGGCCGGCGCGCACATCATCACCCTGTCCGGCTTCGAGGGCGGCACCGGCGCGGCCCGCAGCCACGCCCTCAAGTACGCCGGGATGCCCGTCGAGTTCGGCGTGAAACGCGCGCACCGCGCCCTGACGCAGGCGGGCCTGCGCGACAAGGTGGAACTGTGGGCCGACGGCGGCCTGAAAACCGCGCTCGACGTGGCCCGCATGGTCGCGCTCGGCGCGGACCGCGTGGGCTTCGGGACGCTCAGCATGGTCGCCATCGGCTGCACCATCTGCCGCGGCTGCCAGCTCGACACCTGCCACGTCGGCATCGCCACGCAGGTCGAAACGCAGGAACAGGCGACCGCGCACGGCATGAAACGCTTCGTGCCGCGCGAACTGCCCAACGAAGTGCAGCGACTCCACACCTTCTACAGCGCCGTCGCCAGCACCCTGCGCGAGATCGTGGCGGGCCTCGGCCTGAGCAGCCTCTCGGACCTGCGCGGCCGCAGCGACCTCCTCACCGCGCAGACGAGCGCCCTCGACCTGACCGAACTGCTCGAACGCGTCGAGGAACCCGAAGCGTGGAAGGCCATCGGAAGCCGCGTCATCCACAAACCCCTCAACTACATGACGCGCATGGTGAGCGAATGGGTCAGTGACGCCATCGCCGACGAGGGCGAGGACGA
Proteins encoded in this region:
- a CDS encoding glutamate synthase-related protein gives rise to the protein MTNPQPRTTPPTLRGQLREDGQHDSLYRQAERARLEPRFPGSFDSVGHDACGILCKIRKTGEATHGNVVRALEELAHMAHRSGEVRGEGDGAGIQTDIPRRLWKTWYDEAHLPSATVDAPEFFVAHLFVPQGLNVREIQDALRVLAPRYGVQVQLERVGQVYSSALGPVARLTEPQFVQLSGTVQGDTSGDRNRQLFRLGLALEAQQPVHVVSLSTHSVVYKVRGSAELLPRYYPDLSHPEFVSVCTIGHNRYSTNTLSTFEQVQPFTLLAHNGEINTIDRLRKEGDQLGLPLTGGSDSQDLNRVLAGHIHVQGLSLLEAIESVFPPVLSEVKSFSTSLQSAYIGLRAGGGPLAQGPAAIISRDQDECVFSVDAMGLRPLWFGETEKEYFWSSERGVIPLGSMVADPAPFAPGEKMVAELGAGTVRLHANEQVQRLVLERVHQKGYNFDGAHARVQGPHLEPLDSDLPQFSKAARAAFGWDRWDEEYVKAVADRGAEPIASLGFDGQMPALKADKPNLAEFFRETVAVVTNPAIDREREIEHFSTRALLGRRPLPGSSDGNSVDLLTPVLAVTRAVAERHGTLTVAGLKAALKVQTLPVNLRQRENITDALTRLKVSAVEAVQNGAEVLLLDDTALYADGDAALDIVLAVGALEGHLTATRNDAGVSLRRLTSVVVRSAQVRNLHDLMLLVGLGAEAVEPAAAYALYPSPEAESNLVAGLTKGVEKVMSTMGIHELRGYGQIFAALGLSRDLLAELGVRGFWGGEVSGQQRGYSLKALGATLRRRLEKYQANSEIMDRDQRFNPRVFKAAFSLANGEIDASDYQARIRALETEMPLAARQLLEFRTPGDAENIDPDSVDLAIGGHSLPFVISAMSFGSQGETAFRSYVEAAKKLNMMAMNGEGGEIPSMIGQYNHWRGQQVASGRFGVSSTMLNSCHVIEIKVGQGAKPGEGGHLPGKKVTDKVAEARHAVRGIDLISPSNNHDVYSIEDLAQLVEELKTINPNAKISVKVPVVPGIGTIAMGVAKAGAHIITLSGFEGGTGAARSHALKYAGMPVEFGVKRAHRALTQAGLRDKVELWADGGLKTALDVARMVALGADRVGFGTLSMVAIGCTICRGCQLDTCHVGIATQVETQEQATAHGMKRFVPRELPNEVQRLHTFYSAVASTLREIVAGLGLSSLSDLRGRSDLLTAQTSALDLTELLERVEEPEAWKAIGSRVIHKPLNYMTRMVSEWVSDAIADEGEDDVVYRDGPVASAERALGTHLVGTLARERRMSQGRRVQLHFEAGSIPGNGLGAFNNAPVDIQVDGGAQDGVGKSALGGRIVILKGRNHQGNRVDGSVGKSFAYGAIGGRFLIQGSADSRFCVRLSGADVVLGGDLRTPVDDTLGALATRANAKGYAFEYMTAGRAVVVGDPGPWICSGMSGGVVYVRHEPAHGLDDAALHRRLAKGASVKILPLGAQGVSDLRELLGDYHDVLLRSEQPVPARRIAELLVDPAAHFRMILPAAQTVDQSVATE